The genomic region TCGTCACCGAGCTGTCGAGAGCGAGGGCCTTGGCCAGGCCATACGAAGTGGCGATGGACGCTGCGCTGCCCGCCACCATCCCCAGCAACAACGCTGACCAATGGCGCATCAGCAGCTGACGCTGTTGCCAGATCGGAATGGCGAACGCCACAGTCACCGGGCCCAGCACCAGCATCAGCCAGTGGGTGTCGGTGGAGTATTCGGCGTAGGCGGTTTTCATCGGAACCGCCACCGCCAGTAACAGCGCAGGCACCAGGATCAGCGGCGACAACAGGTAACGCCCGGTGCGCCGGTAGATCCAGCGGCTGAATCCGTAGGCACCCAGGGTCAGCGCCAGCCAGAAAATAGGCATCAGCTCAAGCTTCATGGCGCAGCTTCCAGCGGCAGACGAATTCCACGGTAAACGCCGTCACCAGCATTACCGACAAAGTGCTGAAACCGATCACCAGCATGATCCTCCAGCCGTCGTGCTTTACCAGGCCGCCGTAGTCCAAGAGGCTCATCAACGCAGGAATGAAGAACAGCAGCATCTCCGCCATCAACACACCGGCGCCCAATTGCAGGGCCGCCGGCTTGACCAGGCCAGTGGCGAAGGTCAGCAGCAACAGGCCCAGGCCGATCACACCACCGGGAATAGGCCAGCTCAGCCAGGCCGCCAGTTGGCAGCCCAGAAAGTAAGTGGCCAGCAGGACGATCAGTTCAGCCAGCAACCGACCGACGAATTTGAAGGTGAAACGTTTCATGAGCTTTGGGTCCTCCCAGGGCGCCCATTTTAAAGAGGCCCCTGGCATCCCCACAGCGAATTGTTAGACTGCAATCTATTCCAAACTGGAATCATGTGAATGGAATTCAAACAGCTGCGCAGTTTTGTTGAAGTGATCCACCGGGGCGGTTTTACCCAAGCCGGCAAAACCCTGCACATCAGCCAGTCCGCGGTCAGCAAGCAGGTGGCACAACTGGAGCAAAGCCTGGGCACGCCCCTGCTGGATCGCCTGGGTTCGCAGATTCGCCTGACGGCGGCCGGCCAAGTGGTGTTGCAGCGGGCAGAAGCGATGCTGCGCCAGCAAGCCGAGCTGCTCAGTGAGCTGGACGACTTGAATCAACTGACCCGTGGCGAACTGCGCATGGGCTTGCCGCAGTTGGGCGGTGACACGCTGTTTGCCGGCTTGTTTGCCGAGTACCGACGGCGTTATCCGAATGTCACCATTCA from Pseudomonas yamanorum harbors:
- a CDS encoding LrgB family protein, with amino-acid sequence MKLELMPIFWLALTLGAYGFSRWIYRRTGRYLLSPLILVPALLLAVAVPMKTAYAEYSTDTHWLMLVLGPVTVAFAIPIWQQRQLLMRHWSALLLGMVAGSAASIATSYGLAKALALDSSVTMSLVPRSITTPFAMPVSSDLGGVPELTAVFVMFTGVFGAMLGGVLLKWLPLRTPLARGALFGVGAHGAGVSRAHEVGGEEGSVAGLVMVLTGLLNLFAAPLLASLL
- a CDS encoding CidA/LrgA family protein, with protein sequence MKRFTFKFVGRLLAELIVLLATYFLGCQLAAWLSWPIPGGVIGLGLLLLTFATGLVKPAALQLGAGVLMAEMLLFFIPALMSLLDYGGLVKHDGWRIMLVIGFSTLSVMLVTAFTVEFVCRWKLRHEA